One Mercenaria mercenaria strain notata chromosome 12, MADL_Memer_1, whole genome shotgun sequence DNA segment encodes these proteins:
- the LOC123534798 gene encoding protein ABHD15-like: MFVQFFLNWMLSWICAVMIKAKIWKVHRDIIPVLHSKESSLSKYLFCKRGLLNRPFRPSFILRNGYVQTFVGVIYNPLEDYQFDREYLQTTDKSVVALDWFKPTTEKIKRNSPIILIFPRLTGDALSVGNICKLGALRGMRAVVINRRGHGSSFLLSPSLTSIGDTRDTRKVMEYISSKYPNVKIVGIGIGAGSATLFSYLGEFGSSSLMKAAVTVSPSYDNTEILCEQIPKLYEIYLLINLKLMLLRNWKILNKFIDLKAALVKSWKLKEFDYQVYCKMYGIETFEAFWQRNDPMRDVDDIAVPVLCINSLDDPVIVEENIPFDLFQFYPNLLLVTVAKGGHCAFYEKVCGDCWANALIINYIEYVLEFISNSKL, translated from the coding sequence ATGTTTGTACAGTTTTTCCTGAACTGGATGTTATCCTGGATTTGTGCTGTGATGATAAAAGCAAAAATTTGGAAAGTACATCGTGATATCATACCTGTTCTGCATAGCAAGGAATCGTCtttatctaaatatttattttgtaaaagagGACTTCTAAACCGTCCGTTTCGACCATCATTTATACTTAGAAATGGATATGTTCAAACGTTTGTTGGCGTTATTTACAATCCACTTGAAGACTATCAATTTGATCGGGAATATTTACAAACAACAGACAAATCAGTTGTTGCTTTAGACTGGTTCAAACcaacaacagaaaaaataaaacgtAACAGTCCtatcattttaatatttcctCGATTAACAGGAGATGCTCTAAGTGTTGGAAATATTTGCAAACTTGGTGCTTTAAGGGGTATGCGAGCTGTCGTGATCAACAGACGAGGTCACGGTTCGAGTTTTCTTTTGTCACCTAGTCTAACAAGCATTGGTGATACCAGAGACACCAGAAAAGTTATGGAATATATCAGTAGCAAATATCCAAATGTGAAAATTGTTGGCATTGGAATAGGTGCCGGATCAGCTACCTTATTTTCCTATCTCGGTGAATTTGGTTCTTCCTCGCTAATGAAAGCAGCTGTGACTGTATCCCCCTCATACGATAACACTGAAATTCTGTGTGAAcaaataccaaaattatatgagatTTACCTTTTAATTAACCTAAAATTGATGTTATTAAGAAACTGGAAAATTCTGAACAAATTCATAGATCTAAAGGCAGCCTTGGTAAAATCTTGGAAATTAAAGGAATTCGATTATCAagtttattgtaaaatgtatGGAATAGAAACATTCGAGGCATTCTGGCAGAGGAATGATCCTATGAGAGATGTTGATGATATAGCCGTTCctgttttatgtataaatagtCTGGATGACCCGGTGATAGTTGAAGAAAATATTCCGTTCGATCTGTTTCAGTTTTATCCGAATTTATTGTTAGTAACTGTAGCGAAAGGTGGTCACTGTGCCTTCTATGAAAAGGTATGTGGAGACTGTTGGGCAAACGCACTGATAATTAACTACATAGAATATGTTCTAGAGTTTATTTCAAACTCTAAATTGTGA